One Coffea arabica cultivar ET-39 chromosome 5e, Coffea Arabica ET-39 HiFi, whole genome shotgun sequence DNA segment encodes these proteins:
- the LOC113743832 gene encoding protein FAR1-RELATED SEQUENCE 5-like, with the protein MGQDGALKTHDMVQETENRKMGMDDCGRLRSFDLNQEPECDRDTFIEESGGSIGGHEDEEADELVGAIGVDDVMKLTFDTEKEAGEFYNLYAKLSGFGIRKSNAKRDADGISRFRKWVCCCEGYRNEKWFNYEDRKREAKPITRTGCGACFRVKYDIESVKYVVTRFIMEHNHPLASATSVQHIRSHRKVSDAEYAQAKSLKLVGARICQIMKHFVIKAGGYSNVGFCIKDLYNRMDEERRKDIFNGDAEGALGFLAAKKDVDDMFFYKYHVDNEGRLTRLFWADSKSHADFSVFGDVLVFDTTYKTNKYHKPLVVLAGVNNHLNSTVFGCALLSDERIETYEWVLSTFVETMKGRKPVAVMTDRDSAMRRAIKNLLPDACHRLCSWHLYRNVQSNIRCEEFNNRLYNLMTRKCSTLEFEDRWARLVNECGVVENEWVKKLYRRRRLWAEAYLRGHFFTAWLRHTESKAVHTSENTKPVLTTILPELEGGAAEVFTRNVFFMLRKHLNRQGLLISEGWSEDGGSRTYYYSKYGGHEISWRVDYDRSMKKLICSCMKFESKGIPCAHMFRVMVVVGMNRIPEACISKRWIKGVYCTNNRMKAFVVDEQLTQMARYGTLKSSCNTMCYYASYMDDAFNNLQQMFDKHSVDLKEKWIDRGYGGDGFAMDSRVRNDRSRRTFGLLDPRVSRSKGDHKHAEAKKKRKCGHCRCEMQRLKEMVWLCMEVAAITTDRGHAQKDHQMHDCQGCVISTAVANSATALVNRRVKNNLGQTKNKNRTIN; encoded by the exons ATGGGGCAGGATGGGGCGCTTAAAACTCATGACATGGTGCAGGAAACAGAGAACAGAAAAATGGGGATGGATGATTGCGGCAGGTTAAGGTCATTTGACCTTAACCAAGAACCTGAGTGTGACCGAGACACATTCATTGAAGAAAGTGGTGGTTCAATAGGAGGACACGAAGATGAGGAGGCAGATGAATTGGTGGGCGCAATAGGCGTGGATGACGTAATGAAATTAACATTTGACACGGAAAAAGAAGCTGGGGAATTCTATAATTTGTATGCGAAACTAAGCGGATTTGGGATTCGTAAAAGTAATGCCAAACGAGATGCAGATGGCATTTCAAGATTTAGAAAATGGGTATGTTGCTGTGAAGGTTATAGGAATGAAAAGTGGTTTAATTATGAAGACCGGAAAAGAGAAGCAAAACCAATCACAAGAACCGGGTGTGGGGCTTGCTTTCGCGTGAAGTATGACATAGAATCGGTAAAGTATGTGGTGACACGTTTTATTATGGAGCACAATCACCCGCTGGCATCAGCGACAAGTGTGCAACACATTAGGTCGCATAGAAAAGTGAGCGATGCAGAATATGCGCAGGCAAAAAGTCTAAAGTTGGTTGGGGCCAGAATATGCCAGATAATGAAACATTTTGTTATCAAAGCCGGAGGGTATAGTAACGTGGGATTTTGCATTAAGGATCTGTATAACCGAATGGACGAGGAACGTAGAAAAGATATTTTTAATGGCGATGCAGAAGGGGCACTTGGGTTCTTGGCAGCAAAGAAGGATGTcgatgacatgttcttttatAAATATCATGTAGATAATGAAGGAAGATTGACAAGGTTGTTTTGGGCAGATTCTAAATCTCATGCGGACTTTAGTGTATTTGGAGATGTATTGGTGTTTGATACaacatacaaaacaaataaataccaCAAGCCACTAGTTGTACTTGCAGGGGTAAACAACCATTTGAACAGTACTGTTTTTGGCTGTGCACTGCTATCAGATGAGAGGATTGAAACATATGAATGGGTGCTAAGTACATTTGTAGAGACTATGAAAGGTAGAAAGCCAGTAGCAGTGATGACAGATAGGGACAGTGCAATGCGAAGAGCCATAAAGAATCTTCTCCCGGATGCTTGTCACAGGCTATGTTCGTGGCACTTGTATAGAAATGTACAGAGTAATATTCGCTGCGAGGAGTTTAATAACAGGTTGTATAACCTGATGACGAGAAAGTGTAGCACTCTTGAGTTTGAGGATCGGTGGGCTAGGTTGGTTAATGAATGTGGGGTGGTAGAGAATGAGTGGGTGAAGAAGTTGTACCGTAGGAGAAGGTTATGGGCAGAGGCCTATTTACGCGGTCATTTTTTTACAG CATGGCTTCGACATACTGAGAGCAAAGCAGTTCACACAAGCGAAAACACAAAACCAGTCTTAACCACAATCCTGCCCGAATTAGAGGGGGGCGCAGCGGAGGTGTTTACAAGGAATGTGTTCTTCATGCTGAGGAAGCATTTGAACAGGCAAGGACTTCTAATTTCTGAGGGTTGGAGCGAGGATGGAGGGAGTCGTACATATTATTACTCGAAATATGGTGGACACGAAATAAGTTGGAGGGTGGATTATGATAGGTCAATGAAGAAGCTAATCTGCTCTTGCATGAAATTCGAGTCAAAGGGGATTCCTTGTGCTCACATGTTTCGCGTAATGGTGGTAGTAGGAATGAACAGGATCCCAGAAGCATGCATTTCGAAGCGGTGGATAAAGGGAGTTTACTGTACTAATAATAGAATGAAAGCATTTGTTGTAGACGAACAGCTAACACAAATGGCCAGATATGGCACTTTAAAGTCCAGCTGTAATACTATGTGTTACTATGCCTCCTACATGGATGATGCGTTTAATAACCTGCAGCAGATGTTTGACAAGCATTCTGTGGACCTAAAGGAGAAGTGGATTGACAGGGGATATGGGGGAGACGGATTTGCAATGGATTCAAGAGTGAGGAACGATAGAAGTAGAAGAACGTTCGGGCTGTTAGATCCCAGGGTGTCCCGGTCTAAAGGTGATCACAAGCATGCAGaagcaaagaagaaaagaaagtgtgGTCATTGCAG GTGTGAAATGCAGAGGTTGAAAGAGATGGTATGGTTGTGCATGGAAGTAGCAGCCATAACGACAGACAG GGGCCATGCACAGAAGGATCACCAGATGCATGATTGTCAAGGTTGCGTCATAAGCACTGCTGTAGCAAATAGTGCTACTGCATTGGTTAATAGGAGA GTGAAGAACAAtctgggacagacgaaaaataAGAACAGGACTATAAATTAG